From Sphingomonas hengshuiensis, one genomic window encodes:
- a CDS encoding MBL fold metallo-hydrolase codes for MIDAPTGVALAIEPLVTRVLAPNPSPFTYTGTQTYLVGTSDLAVIDPGPAEPAHLAALMAAIGGRPVAAIVCTHTHRDHSPAAAPLKAATGAPIIGCAPLSLDDAGPRADAAFDTSYAPDRVLADGESIAGAGWTLTAVATPGHTSNHLCFALAETGALFSGDHVMGWSTTVVAPPDGDMAAYMASLARLMEREDRVYYPAHGEPIERPQRFVRGLIGHRKQREGQILRLLGEESRPVPAMVERMYVGLDPRLTGAAGRSVLAHLIDLRARGLVSEEDGVWKRAA; via the coding sequence ATGATCGATGCCCCAACTGGCGTGGCGCTCGCCATCGAGCCGCTGGTGACGCGGGTGCTGGCGCCCAATCCGTCGCCCTTCACCTATACCGGCACCCAGACCTATCTGGTCGGCACGAGCGACCTGGCGGTGATCGATCCCGGCCCCGCCGAGCCTGCGCATCTGGCGGCGCTGATGGCGGCGATAGGCGGGCGACCGGTGGCGGCGATCGTCTGCACCCATACCCACCGCGACCATAGCCCCGCCGCCGCGCCGCTAAAGGCCGCGACCGGTGCCCCGATCATCGGCTGCGCGCCGCTGTCGCTCGACGATGCCGGGCCGCGCGCCGATGCCGCGTTCGACACGAGCTATGCCCCCGATCGCGTGCTGGCCGATGGCGAGAGTATCGCGGGGGCGGGTTGGACGCTGACCGCGGTCGCCACGCCCGGACACACGTCCAACCATTTGTGCTTCGCGCTGGCGGAGACGGGGGCGCTGTTCAGCGGCGACCATGTCATGGGCTGGTCGACTACGGTGGTCGCGCCGCCCGATGGCGACATGGCGGCGTATATGGCCAGCCTCGCGCGGCTGATGGAGCGCGAGGACCGCGTCTATTACCCCGCGCATGGCGAGCCGATCGAGCGGCCGCAGCGCTTCGTGCGCGGGCTGATCGGGCATCGCAAGCAGCGCGAGGGGCAGATTTTGCGGCTGCTGGGCGAGGAATCGCGCCCGGTTCCGGCGATGGTCGAACGCATGTATGTCGGGCTGGACCCGCGGCTGACCGGCGCGGCGGGGCGATCGGTGCTCGCGCATCTGATCGACCTGCGCGCTCGCGGGCTGGTGTCGGAGGAGGACGGCGTGTGGAAGAGGGCCGCGTAA
- a CDS encoding DUF4230 domain-containing protein, with translation MEEGRVRNWGCAKFLLLLVALLVSIGAGFWFLGDTVKRQFLGGSDPVTVAQASLEGLREQNRLSTFAARYVAVVTSKQSRLGLTAEKTLIMPGSVRYEVDMSKLRQEDLDWDAEAKRLRITLPAVEVVGPAVDLDTLREYGNGGILMRVTDVESALDAANRKAGQAELVRQAREATPMKLAKDATRRAVAQSFAMPLKAAGIDATVEVRFADEARGPSERWDVSRRPEEVIANKW, from the coding sequence GTGGAAGAGGGCCGCGTAAGAAACTGGGGCTGTGCCAAGTTCCTGCTGCTGCTCGTCGCGCTGCTGGTCTCGATCGGCGCGGGCTTCTGGTTCCTGGGCGATACGGTCAAGCGCCAGTTTTTGGGCGGCAGCGATCCGGTGACGGTCGCGCAGGCGAGCCTGGAGGGGCTGCGCGAGCAGAACCGGCTGTCGACCTTTGCCGCGCGCTATGTCGCGGTGGTGACGTCGAAACAGTCGCGGCTGGGGCTGACGGCGGAAAAGACGCTGATCATGCCGGGATCGGTGCGGTATGAGGTCGACATGTCCAAGCTCCGGCAGGAGGATCTGGACTGGGATGCAGAGGCCAAGAGGCTGCGCATCACGCTGCCCGCCGTCGAAGTGGTCGGGCCCGCGGTCGACCTCGATACCCTGCGCGAATATGGCAATGGCGGCATCCTGATGCGCGTCACCGACGTCGAAAGCGCGCTCGACGCCGCGAACCGCAAGGCGGGGCAGGCCGAACTGGTCCGCCAGGCGCGCGAGGCCACCCCGATGAAGCTGGCCAAGGACGCGACGCGCCGCGCGGTGGCGCAGAGTTTCGCGATGCCGCTCAAGGCGGCGGGGATCGACGCGACCGTGGAGGTGCGGTTCGCCGACGAAGCCCGCGGCCCCAGCGAGCGGTGGGACGTGTCGCGCCGCCCCGAAGAAGTTATCGCCAACAAGTGGTGA